The genomic interval CTACGCATCGATCCATCGCGCCAACCCGGACGCGGTGTGGGTGATGCAGGGCTGGCTGTTCGGCGCCGACCGCCATTTCTGGACGCCTGAGGCGATCGCCGCGTTCCTGCGCGAGGTGCCCAACGACAAGCTGCTGGTGCTGGACATCGGCAACGACCGCTATCCGGGCACCTGGAAACTGTCCGATGCGTTCGACGGCAAGCAGTGGATCTACGGCTACGTGCACAACTACGGCGGCAGCAATCCGGTGTACGGCGACCTGGCGTTCTACCGCGACGACCTGCGCGCGCTGCTCGCCGACCAGGACAGGCAGCGACTGGTCGGCTTCGGCGCGTTCCCCGAAGGCCTGCACAACAATTCGGTGGTCTACGAATACATGTACGCGCTGGCCTGGGGCGGACAGGAGCGTTCGCTGCAGGACTGGCTCGGCGACTACACCCGCGCCCGCTACGGCCATACCTCGCCGGCGCTGCGCGCGGCCTGGGACGATCTGCAGGCCTCGGTGCTGTCCACGCGCTACTGGACGCCGCGCTGGTGGCGCAGCCGTGCCGGCGCCTACCTGCTGTTCAAGCGGCCGACGCTGGACATCGGCGAATTCGACGGCGCGCCCGGCGATCCGCCGCGCCTGCGCCGCGCGCTGGAGCAACTGCTGGCGCTGGCGCCGGAGTACGCCGATGCGCCGCTGTACCGCTACGACCTGGTCGACTTCGCCCGCCACTACGCCACCGGTCGCGTGGATGCGCAATTGCAGCAGGCGGTGGCCGCGTACAAGCGCGGCGACGTCGCCGCCGGCGATGCCGCTTTCGCCCGCGTGCAGGCGGCGGTGCGGCAGCTCGACGGTCTGGTCGGCGGCCAGCAGGAAACCCTGTCGAGCTGGCTAGACGCGGCCGCCGGCTACGCGAAGACGCCGCAGGAGGCGGCCTACTACCGGCGCGACGCCAAGGCGCAGGTCAGCGTGTGGGGCGGCGAGGGCAATCTCGGCGACTACGCGTCCAAGGCCTGGCAGGGCATGTACGCCGATTACTACCTGCCGCGCTGGGCGCTGGCGATGCAGGCGCTGCGCGCCGCGGCGGTCGAGGGCGGCAGCGTGGACGAAGCCGCGCTGCAGCAGCGACTGCGCACCTGGGAGCGGGATTGGGTGAAGCGCGAGACGCCTTACGCGCGGCAAGCCCCGGCCGATCCGGTCGCTGCGGTGCGCACGCTGCTGCAGCAGGTGGATGCCCGATGAATACCGCTTCCGTGAACATCCCCGCCGCGGCGCCCTCGCGCGAACGCTTCCTGTCGCTGGACGTGTTCCGCGGCCTGA from Xanthomonas sp. DAR 34887 carries:
- a CDS encoding alpha-N-acetylglucosaminidase, which gives rise to MRFVRALPGPGRAALLLACMLLAPAAFAASATDTQGAAARGVLLRTLGPRAAALTLQRQPRGNGNDWYQVAADAGTLRVSGSSEVALAHGAYSYLQSIGAASVSWEGSRVALPAAYADFNGQRVVTPFAYRAYLNVCTYGYTTPWWDWARWEREIDWMALHGIDMPLAMEGQDYVWQALWREFGVSDADLAQYFSGPAFAPWQRMGNIEGYDAPLPQQWIDDKHALQQRILQRMRALGMKPVLPAFAGYVPKAFAQAHPQARIYRMRAWEGFHETYWLDPADPLFARIAQRFIQLYDRTYGKGTYYLADAFNEMLPPIAADGSDARLASYGDSTANTAKTAPPEVSPAQRDKRLADYGRALYASIHRANPDAVWVMQGWLFGADRHFWTPEAIAAFLREVPNDKLLVLDIGNDRYPGTWKLSDAFDGKQWIYGYVHNYGGSNPVYGDLAFYRDDLRALLADQDRQRLVGFGAFPEGLHNNSVVYEYMYALAWGGQERSLQDWLGDYTRARYGHTSPALRAAWDDLQASVLSTRYWTPRWWRSRAGAYLLFKRPTLDIGEFDGAPGDPPRLRRALEQLLALAPEYADAPLYRYDLVDFARHYATGRVDAQLQQAVAAYKRGDVAAGDAAFARVQAAVRQLDGLVGGQQETLSSWLDAAAGYAKTPQEAAYYRRDAKAQVSVWGGEGNLGDYASKAWQGMYADYYLPRWALAMQALRAAAVEGGSVDEAALQQRLRTWERDWVKRETPYARQAPADPVAAVRTLLQQVDAR